A genomic window from Flavobacterium johnsoniae includes:
- a CDS encoding 3-hydroxyacyl-ACP dehydratase FabZ family protein, protein MELNDIIKQLPYGEPFLFVDELLSADENGVIGTYTFNENLDFYKGHFKNNPVTPGVILTETMAQIGMVCLGIFLLNNDLKIDTVIAFTSADMEFLKPVYPNEKVTVTSEKLFFRFGKLKCSAVMKNEAGQEVCRGILAGMITKRL, encoded by the coding sequence ATGGAATTAAACGATATTATAAAACAGCTTCCGTACGGCGAACCTTTTTTATTTGTGGATGAATTATTGTCTGCAGATGAAAACGGCGTTATAGGAACGTATACTTTTAACGAAAATCTTGATTTTTATAAAGGTCATTTTAAAAATAATCCAGTTACACCCGGCGTTATTTTAACAGAAACAATGGCGCAAATCGGAATGGTTTGTTTGGGGATTTTCTTATTGAATAATGACTTGAAAATCGATACCGTAATTGCTTTTACATCAGCCGATATGGAATTTTTAAAACCTGTTTATCCGAATGAAAAAGTAACCGTAACTTCAGAGAAACTATTTTTCCGTTTTGGGAAACTCAAATGCAGTGCGGTAATGAAGAATGAAGCAGGACAAGAAGTTTGCAGAGGAATTTTGGCAGGAATGATAACGAAAAGATTATGA
- a CDS encoding type III polyketide synthase has protein sequence MSVKIITAAKQLPQYSRSTEDILPLVDVWLEGQEERFIKKVKKIFEGASVDKRYSIMEPSEVFTATSFEEKNDIYSREMIVLGHQVLEKALEKANWDPQSLDYIITVSCTGIMIPSLDAYLINKMKLRQDIVRLPVTEMGCAAGISGIIYAKNFLKSNPGKRAAVIAVESPTATFQLNDFSMPNIVSAAIFGDGAACCLLSSDEKDEGPEILDEQMYHFYDAEHMMGFKLTNGGLQMVLDIEVPDTIASHFGDIIHPFLKQNNLEIKDVDHMIFHPGGKKIVNTVEELFSGLNKNIDDTKEILKQYGNMSSATVLYVLERIMDRKPQKGEKGLMLSFGPGFSAQRVLLQW, from the coding sequence ATGAGTGTAAAGATAATTACAGCTGCGAAACAGCTTCCGCAATATTCCCGTTCAACCGAAGATATTCTTCCACTTGTAGATGTTTGGCTGGAAGGACAAGAAGAACGTTTTATCAAAAAAGTAAAGAAGATTTTTGAAGGTGCATCGGTAGACAAAAGATATTCCATTATGGAACCTTCGGAAGTTTTTACCGCCACTTCTTTTGAAGAAAAAAATGACATTTACAGCAGAGAAATGATCGTTTTAGGACATCAGGTTCTAGAAAAAGCACTTGAAAAAGCCAATTGGGATCCACAGAGTTTAGATTATATTATCACAGTAAGCTGTACCGGAATTATGATTCCGTCTTTAGATGCGTATCTCATCAATAAAATGAAATTACGCCAAGATATTGTGCGCCTTCCCGTTACCGAAATGGGTTGCGCAGCAGGTATCTCTGGAATTATTTATGCGAAAAACTTCCTGAAATCAAATCCTGGAAAACGCGCGGCAGTCATTGCAGTCGAATCACCAACGGCTACTTTTCAGTTAAATGACTTTTCGATGCCGAATATTGTCAGCGCAGCCATTTTTGGAGACGGCGCGGCCTGTTGTTTATTATCCTCTGATGAAAAAGACGAAGGTCCAGAAATTCTAGACGAACAAATGTACCATTTTTATGATGCCGAACATATGATGGGTTTTAAACTCACGAATGGCGGACTTCAAATGGTTTTGGATATTGAAGTTCCAGATACGATTGCATCTCATTTTGGCGATATTATTCATCCCTTTTTAAAACAGAATAATCTTGAAATTAAAGATGTTGACCACATGATTTTTCATCCGGGAGGAAAAAAAATTGTAAATACGGTCGAAGAACTTTTTTCAGGTTTGAATAAAAATATAGACGATACTAAAGAAATTCTGAAACAATATGGAAATATGTCGAGTGCAACCGTGTTATATGTTTTAGAGCGAATTATGGATCGAAAACCTCAAAAAGGAGAAAAAGGTTTAATGCTGAGTTTTGGACCTGGATTTTCTGCACAACGTGTTTTATTACAATGGTAA
- a CDS encoding methyltransferase domain-containing protein — protein MAINTKYRTEEPEIMDDFSLEGEELIHALDKIAAINRLLGGNKLTLHGIKQLLEKIDVSKPATIADVGCGNGDMLRMLAEYGKKQNINFKLIGIDANAFTVNYAQKLSKEFKNIEYLCLDIFSEEFRDVKYDIALCTLTLHHFSNQEIENILDLLHQNARVGIVVNDLHRSKLAYRLFEGICFVFNLNKMSKNDGLVSILRGFKKNELVHFSKKLNLNNYSINWKWAFRYQWIISKI, from the coding sequence ATGGCAATAAATACGAAATATAGAACCGAAGAACCCGAAATAATGGACGATTTTTCGCTTGAAGGCGAAGAACTTATTCATGCGCTTGATAAAATTGCGGCGATTAACCGATTATTGGGTGGAAACAAACTCACTTTGCACGGCATCAAACAGCTTTTAGAAAAAATTGATGTTTCTAAACCTGCTACAATTGCTGATGTTGGTTGCGGAAATGGAGATATGCTAAGAATGCTTGCAGAATACGGAAAAAAACAAAACATCAATTTTAAATTAATCGGTATTGATGCAAATGCTTTTACAGTAAATTACGCTCAGAAACTTTCTAAAGAATTTAAAAATATCGAATATTTATGTTTGGATATTTTTAGTGAAGAATTCCGTGATGTAAAATACGATATCGCTTTGTGTACCTTAACCTTACATCATTTTTCAAACCAAGAAATTGAAAATATTTTAGATCTGCTTCATCAAAATGCAAGAGTTGGAATTGTAGTAAACGATCTTCATCGCAGTAAATTGGCGTACCGACTTTTTGAAGGAATTTGTTTTGTTTTCAATCTCAATAAAATGTCAAAAAATGACGGTTTGGTTTCTATTTTAAGAGGATTCAAAAAGAACGAATTAGTGCATTTTTCTAAAAAATTAAATTTAAATAACTATTCCATTAACTGGAAATGGGCTTTTCGTTACCAGTGGATAATTTCTAAAATATGA
- a CDS encoding NAD(P)/FAD-dependent oxidoreductase produces MEKNPDVLIIGGGLAGLASAIHLSRAGLKVTLLEKNNYPKHKVCGEYISNEILPYLNWLGADVSVLDPSKITNFEFTAQNGKSAETKLPLGGFGISRYALDHFLFENAIKNGCIIINENVTDVSFENDAFTVETSEQSFSAKIVLGAYGKRSNIDQQLAREFIGKKSPWLAVKGHYYGDFNPNLVAIHNFDGGYCGVSTIENNIINICYLADYETFKNYKNIEDYQKEVLYKNKNLKAVFENSTPLFDKPLTISQISFDKKLPVENHILMIGDTAGLNHPMCGNGMAMAIHSAKIASELITDFYNGNIVSRDALEKKYAREWKKQFHKRLFFGRILAKALTHKKLTSFITIIAASFPSLLSTIIKQTHGNPVTTN; encoded by the coding sequence ATGGAAAAAAATCCAGATGTACTTATTATTGGCGGCGGTCTTGCTGGTTTAGCAAGCGCTATTCATTTGTCTAGAGCTGGATTGAAAGTCACTCTTTTAGAAAAAAACAATTACCCAAAACATAAAGTTTGCGGCGAATATATCTCAAACGAAATTTTACCTTATCTAAACTGGCTTGGCGCAGATGTTTCTGTTCTCGATCCGTCTAAAATTACCAATTTCGAATTTACAGCTCAAAATGGCAAAAGCGCCGAAACTAAACTTCCTTTAGGCGGATTTGGAATTAGCCGTTACGCTTTAGATCATTTTTTATTTGAAAATGCCATAAAAAATGGATGCATTATTATTAATGAAAATGTGACAGATGTTTCTTTTGAAAATGATGCTTTTACGGTAGAAACTTCAGAACAAAGTTTTTCTGCTAAAATAGTTTTGGGAGCTTACGGAAAACGCTCTAATATCGATCAGCAATTGGCTCGAGAATTTATTGGTAAAAAATCGCCTTGGTTGGCTGTAAAAGGTCATTATTATGGAGATTTTAATCCTAATTTGGTCGCGATTCATAATTTTGATGGCGGTTATTGTGGTGTTTCTACTATCGAAAATAATATCATAAATATCTGTTATTTGGCAGATTATGAAACTTTTAAAAATTATAAAAATATAGAAGACTATCAAAAAGAAGTTCTTTATAAGAATAAAAATCTAAAAGCAGTTTTTGAAAACAGCACTCCCCTTTTTGATAAACCTTTAACTATTAGCCAAATTTCTTTTGATAAAAAACTGCCTGTAGAAAACCACATTTTAATGATTGGAGATACTGCTGGACTTAATCACCCGATGTGCGGCAACGGAATGGCAATGGCGATTCATAGTGCAAAAATAGCATCAGAATTAATCACTGATTTTTATAATGGCAACATTGTTTCGCGTGATGCATTAGAAAAAAAATATGCTAGAGAATGGAAAAAGCAATTTCATAAACGTCTTTTTTTCGGAAGAATTTTAGCTAAAGCTTTAACGCACAAAAAACTGACTTCTTTCATAACTATTATCGCGGCATCTTTTCCATCTCTTCTTTCAACCATAATCAAACAAACGCACGGAAATCCTGTTACCACAAACTAA
- a CDS encoding LacI family DNA-binding transcriptional regulator, which yields MNKKITLKQIAKEFNTSIATVSKALNDSHDISTATKNKIKNYAQLHNYKPNSIALSLLNKKTKTIGVIMPTILNHFFVQIFNGMEQAANEKGYNLITIISNGKLEKEITSINLLENGIIDGLLISLCEEAQSKQHIAHIENFIKNAGPVVMFDRVFDSLETDKIIVDDFNCSYKATEHLIKTGCKNIAIVTVLDYLGIVKLRIDGYLKAHEDYNIPVNKKLISLIKKEYDFETEIKTMLDYQKVDGIIGLEEYSTVESMTIAQNRGYKIPEDISIIGFTNSEMFKYCKPSISCISQHGVFMGQIAVQKVIERIENEEQNQPEFETKIIKASLIERDSTKKITF from the coding sequence ATGAATAAGAAAATTACTTTGAAACAGATCGCAAAAGAGTTTAACACTTCGATTGCAACGGTATCTAAAGCCCTGAACGACAGCCATGACATAAGCACAGCTACAAAAAATAAAATTAAGAATTACGCACAACTTCATAATTACAAACCCAACAGCATTGCATTAAGTTTACTTAATAAAAAAACCAAAACAATTGGCGTAATTATGCCGACTATTCTGAATCATTTTTTTGTTCAGATTTTTAACGGAATGGAACAAGCTGCAAATGAAAAAGGCTATAATTTGATTACGATTATTTCGAATGGAAAACTCGAAAAAGAAATCACCTCCATCAATCTTTTAGAAAATGGAATTATCGACGGTTTGCTAATTTCTTTATGCGAAGAAGCGCAATCTAAACAGCATATTGCTCATATTGAGAATTTTATAAAAAATGCAGGTCCAGTTGTAATGTTCGATCGCGTTTTTGATTCTTTAGAAACAGACAAAATTATTGTAGACGATTTTAACTGTTCGTACAAAGCAACAGAACATCTCATAAAAACAGGCTGTAAAAACATCGCCATAGTAACAGTTTTAGATTACTTAGGAATTGTAAAACTGAGAATCGACGGCTATCTGAAAGCACATGAAGATTATAATATTCCTGTAAATAAAAAACTGATTTCGCTCATTAAAAAAGAATATGATTTTGAAACCGAAATAAAAACCATGTTAGATTATCAAAAAGTAGATGGAATTATCGGTCTTGAAGAATATTCTACAGTCGAATCGATGACGATTGCCCAAAATAGAGGTTATAAAATTCCTGAAGATATTTCTATAATTGGTTTTACGAACAGTGAAATGTTTAAATATTGCAAACCATCAATATCTTGTATTAGTCAGCATGGCGTTTTTATGGGCCAGATTGCTGTCCAAAAAGTAATTGAACGAATTGAAAATGAAGAGCAAAACCAACCAGAATTTGAAACTAAAATCATAAAAGCGAGTCTAATTGAACGTGATTCGACAAAGAAAATTACATTTTAA